From Canis lupus baileyi chromosome 16, mCanLup2.hap1, whole genome shotgun sequence, a single genomic window includes:
- the UBE2O gene encoding (E3-independent) E2 ubiquitin-conjugating enzyme isoform X3 translates to MRSTDSQCGTVIDVSIDCAVKLIGTNCIIYPVNSKDLQHIWPFMYGDYIAYDCWLGKVYDLKNQIILKLSNGARCSMNTEDGAKLYDVCPHVSDSGLFFDDSYGFYPGQVLIGPAKIFSSVQWLSGVKPVLSTKSKFRVVVEEVQVVELKVTWITKSFCPGGTDSVSPPPSVITQENLGRVKRLGCFDHAQRQLGERCLYVFPAKVEPAKIACECPEKHCAQGEGSMAKKVKRLLKKQVVRIMSCSPDTQCTRDHSMEDPGKKGGAKAKSETGSISPEETPDGSTSPVDMQDEGSEEAQDTSEQLPPFLLKEGGDDRLHSAEQDADDEAADDTDDTSSVTSSASSTTSSQSGSGTSRKKSIPLSIKNLKRKHKRKKNKITRDFKPGDRVAVEVVTTMTSADVMWQDGSVECNIRSNDLFPVHHLDNNEFCPGDFVVDKRVQSCPDPAVYGVVQSGDHVGRTCMVKWFKLRPSGDDVELIGEEEDVSVYDIADHPDFRFRTTDIVIRIGNTEDGAPHKEDEPSVGQVARVDVSSKVEVVWADNSKTIILPQHLYNIESEIEESDYDSVEGSTSGASSDEWEDDSDSWETDNGLVEDEHPKIEEPPIPPPEQPAAPEEDKGVVISEEAATAAIQGAVAMAAPVAGLMEKAGKDGPPKSFRELKEAIKILESLKNMTVEQLLTGSPTSPTVEPEKPTREKKFLDDIKKLQENLKKTLDNVAIAEEEKMEAMPDAERKEDKPEGQSPVKAEWPSETPVLCQQCGGKPGVTFTSAKGEVFSVLEFAPSNHSFKKIEFQPPEAKKFFSTVRKEMALLATSLPDGIMVKTFEDRMDLFSALIKGPTRTPYEDGLYLFDIQLPNIYPAVPPHFCYLSQCSGRLNPNLYDNGKVCVSLLGTWIGKGTERWTSKSSLLQVLISIQGLILVNEPYYNEAGFDSDRGLQEGYENSRCYNEMALIRVVQSMTQLVRRPPEVFEQEIRQHFRTGGWRLVSRIESWLETHALLERAHALPNGIPKDSSSPEPPAVAELSDYGREEPEDGGLAAGEASQGSDSEGGAQGPASASRDRTDQTSEAAPDTPVPPSVKPKKRRKSYRSFLPEKSGYPDIGFPLFPLSKGFIKSIRGVLTQFRAALLEAGMPESAEDK, encoded by the exons ATGCGATCCACT GACAGTCAGTGTGGCACCGTGATAGACGTCAGCATCGACTGTGCTGTCAAGCTCATCGGCACCAACTGCATCATCTATCCTGTCAACAGCAAGGACCTCCAGCACATCTGG CCCTTCATGTACGGGGACTACATTGCCTATGACTGCTGGCTGGGGAAGGTGTACGACTTAAAGAACCAGATCATCCTGAAGCTATCCAACGGTGCCAG GTGCTCCATGAACACAGAAGATGGCGCCAAGCTCTATGATGTCTGCCCCCATGTCAGTGACTCT GGTCTCTTCTTTGATGACTCCTACGGCTTCTACCCAGGCCAGGTGCTCATTGGCCCTGCCAAGATCTTCTCTAGCGTCCAGTGGCTGTCAGGGGTCAAGCCTGTGCTCAGTACCAAGAGCAAATTCCGAGTGGTGGTGGAAGAG GTACAAGTTGTAGAGCTGAAAGTCACATGGATTACCAAGAGTTTCTGTCCAGGGGGCACGGACAGCGTCAGCCCCCCGCCCTCTGTCATTACCCAGGAAAACCTAGGCAG GGTGAAGCGTCTCGGATGCTTTGACCATGCTCAGCGGCAGCTTGGAGAGCGCTGTCTGTATGTCTTCCCAGCCAAGGTAGAGCCGGCCAAGATTGCCTGTGAATGTCCAGAAAAACACTGCGCCCAGGGGGAGGGCTCTATGGCCAAGAAG GTGAAGCGCCTGTTGAAGAAGCAGGTTGTGAGGATCATGTCCTGCTCCCCGGACACCCAATGCACTAGAGACCATTCCATGGAGGacccaggaaagaaaggaggggcCAAAGCCAAAAGCGAAACAGGGTCCATCAGTCCCGAAGAGACGCCTGATGGGTCCACCAGCCCGGTGGACATGCAAGATGAGGGCTCAGAGGAAGCCCAGGACACGAGTGAGCAGCTGCCCCCCTTCCTGCTGAAGGAAGGTGGAGACGACAGGCTGCACTCAGCAGAGCAGGACGCGGATGACGAGGCTGCTGATGACACAGATGACACCAGCTCGGTGACCTCCTCTGCTAGCTCCACCACTTCCTCCCAGAGTGGCAGTGGTACAAGCAGAAAAAAGAGCATCCCTTTGTCTATCAAGAACTTAAAGCGAAAACACAAGCGGAAGAAGAATAAAATCACTCGTGACTTTAAGCCGGGGGACAG GGTGGCAGTGGAGGTGGTAACCACCATGACCTCGGCAGACGTCATGTGGCAGGATGGCTCCGTGGAGTGCAACATTCGCTCCAATGACCTCTTTCCCGTGCACCACCTGGACAACAACGAATTCTGCCCTGGAGACTTCGTGGTGGACAAGCGAG TCCAGAGCTGTCCGGACCCCGCTGTCTATGGTGTGGTGCAGTCCGGGGACCATGTGGGCCGTACCTGCATGGTGAAGTGGTTCAAGCTACGGCCAAGTGGCGATGACGTGGAG CTGATTGGAGAAGAGGAAGACGTGAGTGTCTACGACATTGCTGACCACCCTGACTTCCGGTTCCGCACAACTGACATCGTCATCCGCATTGGCAATACTGAGGATGGAGCTCCTCACAAGGAGGATGAG CCGTCAGTTGGCCAGGTGGCCCGCGTGGATGTCAGCAGCAAGGTGGAGGTGGTGTGGGCTGACAACTCAAAGACCATCATTCTGCCCCAG CACTTGTACAACATTGAGTCTGAGATTGAGGAATCAGACTATGACTCGGTGGAAGGCAGCACCAGTGGGGCATCCTCGGATGAGTGGGAGGACGACAGTGACAGCTGGGAGACGGACAACGGGCTGGTGGAGGATGAGCACCCCAAGATAGAGGAgccccccatcccacctcctgAGCAGCCAGCAGCCCCCGAGGAGGACAAGGGGGTGGTGATCAGTGAAGAGGCTGCCACAGCCGCCATTCAGGGGGCTGTGGCCATGGCTGCGCCCGTGGCTGGGCTGATGGAGAAGGCTGGCAAGGATGGGCCCCCAAAGAGCTTCCGGGAGTTGAAAGAGGCCATCAAGATCCTGGAGAGCCTCAAGAACATGACTGTGGAGCAGCTTCTGACAGGctcacccacctcccccacaGTGGAGCCTGAGAAACCCACTCGGGAGAAGAAGTTTTTAGATGACATTAAGAAACTCCAggaaaatctcaagaagactctggACAATGTGGCCATTGCGGAGGAGGAGAAGATGGAGGCGATGCCGGATGCTGAACGCAAGGAGGACAAACCCGAGGGGCAGTCCCCCGTGAAGGCCGAGTGGCCCAGCGAGACCCCGGTGCTCTGTCAGCAGTGTGGCGGCAAGCCTGGAGTCACCTTCACCAGTGCCAAGGGCGAGGTCTTCTCGGTGCTGGAGTTTGCGCCCT CAAATCactcttttaagaaaattgagttccagcctccagaagccaAGAAGTTCTTCAGCACAGTACGGAAGGAGATGGCACTGCTGGCTACCTCGCTGCCCGATGGCATCATGGTCAAGACTTTTGAAGATAGGATG GACCTTTTCTCAGCCCTGATCAAGGGCCCCACTCGCACCCCCTACGAGGATGGCCTCTACTTGTTTGACATCCAGCTGCCCAACATCTACCCAGCCGTGCCCCCCCACTTTTGCTACCTCTCCCAGTGCAGTGGCCGCCTGAACCCCAACCTGTATGACAACGGGAAGGTGTGTGTCAGCCTCCTGGGCACCTGGATTGGAAAG GGGACGGAGAGGTGGACGAGCAAATCCAGCCTTCTCCAGGTGCTCATCTCCATCCAAG GTCTGATCCTGGTGAATGAACCCTACTACAATGAAGCTGGCTTCGACAGCGACCGGGGCCTGCAGGAGGGGTACGAGAACAGTCGTTGCTACAACGAGATGGCGCTCATCCGCGTGGTCCAGTCCATGACCCAGCTGGTGCGGCGGCCCCCTGAAGTCTTCGAGCAGGAAATCCGGCAGCACTTCCGTACTGGCGGCTGGCGGCTGGTGAGCCGCATCGAGTCCTGGCTGGAAACCCACGCCTTGCTGGAGAGGGCCCACGCGCTGCCCAACGGGATCCCCAAGGACAGCAGCTCCCCGGAGCCGCCTGCTGTGGCCGAGCTCTCAGACTACGGCCGAGAAGAACCTGAGGACGGAGGGCTGGCCGCTGGCGAGGCCTCCCAGGGCTCAGACTCGGAGGGCGGCGCCCAGGGCCCGGCCTCAGCTAGCAGGGACCGCACAGACCAGACTTCGGAGGCAGCGCCTGACACCCCGGTGCCACCCAGTGTCAAACCAAAGAAGCGGAGAAAGAGCTACCGGAGCTTCTTGCCTGAGAAGAGTGGCTACCCTGACATCGgcttccctctcttcccacttTCTAAGGGTTTCATCAAGAGCATCCGGGGTGTCCTGACGCAGTTCCGGGCCGCTCTGCTAGAGGCAGGCATGCCTGAGAGCGCGGAGGACAAGTAG
- the SPHK1 gene encoding sphingosine kinase 1 isoform X2 produces the protein MSAHVLAFLRRGTPVPPAAPGAARNPAAAGDDAGAPAAPAPGGEGEPLGRHRDARLGSADKELKAGAAAARSSPTALGTPRQREPRVEVMDSAGGARSLLPRPCRVLILVNPRGGKGKALQLFRSHVQPLLAQAEVSFTLMLTERRNHARELVRGEELGRWDALVVMSGDGLMHEVVNGLMERPDWETAIRKPLCSLPAGSGNALAASLNHYAGYEQVTNEDLLTNCTLLLCRRLLAPMNLLSLQTASGTRLFSVLSLAWGFIADVDLESEKFRRLGEMRFTLGTFLRLAALRVYQGTLAYLPVERVVSQVPTSPAVDRQNQQGPTDVHLVPLEEPVPSHWTVVPEQDFVLVLALLHSHLGSEMFAAPMGRCRAGTMHLFYVRAGVSRAMLLRLFLAMEKGRHMEYDCPYLVYVPVVAFRLEPKDGKGVFAVDGELMVSEAVQGQVHPDYLWMVSGCMEPPASQKPPQGPSPEEPL, from the exons ATGTCCGCTCACGTTCTGGCATTTTTACGCCGCGGGACCCCTGTGCCCCCGGCAGCCCCGGGGGCGGCGAGGA ATCCCGCAGCCGCAGGGGATGACGCgggcgcccccgcggccccggctccGGGCGGGGAGGGCGAGCCCCTCGGCCGGCACCGCGACGCGCGCCTGGGCAGCGCCGATaaggagctgaaggcaggggccgCCGCCGCGCGCAGCTCCCCGACAGCGCTGGGGACGCCCCGGCAGCGCGAGCCGCGGGTCGAGGTTATGGACTCAG CGGGCGGCGCGCGCAGCCTGCTCCCCCGGCCCTGCCGCGTGCTGATCCTGGTAAACCCGCGCGGAGGCAAGGGCAAGGCGCTGCAGCTCTTCCGCAGCCACGTGCAGCCCCTGCTGGCGCAGGCCGAGGTCTCCTTCACGCTGATGCTCACTG AGCGGCGGAACCACGCTCGGGAGCTGGTGCGCGGGGAGGAGCTGGGGCGCTGGGATGCGCTGGTGGTCATGTCCGGAGACGGGCTGATGCATGAG GTGGTGAACGGGCTCATGGAGCGGCCCGACTGGGAGACTGCCATCCGGAAGCCCCTGTGCAGCCTCCCCGCCGGCTCTGGTAACGCGCTGGCAGCTTCTCTGAACCATTATGCCGG CTACGAACAGGTGACTAATGAGGACCTCTTGACCAACTGCACGCTTCTGCTGTGCCGCCGGCTGCTGGCACCCATGAACCTGCTGTCACTGCAGACAGCCTCCGGGACGCGCCTCTTCTCCGTGCTTAGCCTGGCTTGGGGCTTCATTGCTGACGTGGATCTGGAGAGCGAGAAGTTCCGGCGTCTAGGGGAGATGCGCTTCACTCTGGGCACCTTCCTGCGCCTGGCGGCCCTGCGTGTCTACCAGGGCACACTGGCCTACCTCCCCGTGGAAAGGGTGGTCTCCCAAGTGCCCACCTCCCCTGCTGTGGACCGGCAGAACCAGCAGGGTCCTACAGATGTGCACCTCGTACCCCTGGAGGAGCCAGTGCCCTCACACTGGACGGTGGTACCAGAGCAGGACTTCGTGCTGGTGCTGGCCCTGCTGCACTCACACCTGGGCAGCGAGATGTTTGCTGCCCCCATGGGCCGATGCCGGGCTGGCACTATGCACCTGTTCTACGTGCGGGCAGGTGTGTCTCGGGCCATGCTGCTGCGCCTCTTCCTGGCCATGGAGAAGGGCAGGCACATGGAGTATGACTGTCCCTACCTGGTGTATGTGCCTGTGGTTGCCTTCCGCCTGGAGCCCAAGGATGGGAAGGGGGTGTTTGCTGTGGACGGGGAGCTGATGGTCAGTGAGGCTGTGCAGGGCCAGGTGCACCCAGACTACCTCTGGATGGTCAGTGGCTGCATGGAGCCCCCAGCCAGCCAGAAGCCTCCCCAGGGACCATCTCCAGAAGAGCCCTTGTGA
- the LOC140607390 gene encoding uncharacterized protein, with protein MRAPRESSLRRRQTEMLPGGLFAETRRRTSPRPTRRPDQVRPKLGEASPGSGQAAAGSRAHTCSHRPPASLSPAPPRIGNRQVPRRRPSGTPPWGPFRGTRAARPRFPAPGGRRPRSPAGRDARARGPAARRASQRCAPPPGAAPGRPRPVPSAPSPFREGDSATRPGLEKLRRTKNRGEGAGASCPPAAPQPQPRPRTSGPPTPTPREPEPGGPLCCSRSAVVTRRGDERRRRRRRRRRRRRRRRRRKRRRLGAGARGPGTARQPLLPRLVLLPSPPLPMSPPVKPTVEAWIRRRENAGLGRVLPEIAAWERGACGGQGSLPLSPAREGTSFRPEEPLR; from the exons ATGCGAGCGCCCCGGGAGTCCTCGCTTCGACGGAGGCAAACGGAGATGC TCCCTGGGGGGTTGTTTGCGGAGACCCGGAGGAGGACGTCGCCACGGCCGACTAGGCGCCCTGACCAGGTGCGGCCAAAGTTAGGGGAGGCCTCACCCGGGTCGGGCCAGGCGGCCGCGGGCTCTCGCGCCCACACCTGCAGCCACCGCCCCCCCGCCTCGCTCTCCCCAGCGCCCCCGAGGATCGGGAACAGGCAGGTCCCGCGGCGCCGTCCCTCGGGCACGCCTCCGTGGGGTCCCTTCCGGGGGACGCGGGCAGCCCGGCCCCGTTTCCCAGCACCTGGGGGGCGGCGCCCGAGGTCCCCCGCGGGGAGGGACGCGCGGGCTCGGGGCCCCGCGGCTCGGCGCGCGTCGCAGCGGTGCGCGCCCCCGCCTGGCGCGGCCCCCGGGAGGCCCCGGCCGGTCCCGAGCGCCCCGAGCCCGTTCCGGGAAGGTGACTCAGCGACGCGCCCCGGGCTCGAGAAACTCCGCAGGACTAAGAACCGGGGGGAAGGAGCCGGGGCGTCCTGCCCTCCCGCCgcgccgcagccgcagccgcggCCCCGGACCTccggaccccccacccccactccccgggAACCCGAACCCGGGGGACCGCTGTGCTGCAGCCGCAGTGCCGTGGTCACGCGACGCGGGgacgagcggcggcggcggcggcggaggaggaggaggaggaggaggaggaggaggaggaggaagaggcggcGGCTCGGTGCGGGAGCCAGAGGGCCAGGGACAGCCCGCcaacccctcctcccccgcctcgtcctcctcccctcccctcccctccccatgtcCCCTCCAGTGAAGCCTACGGTCGAAGCCTGGATTAGGCGCCGCGAAAACGCGGGGCTCGGGCGGGTGCTCCCCGAGATCGCAGCCTGGGAGCGAGGTGCCTGCGGAGGCCAGGGcagcctccccctctcccccgctCGGGAGGGCACTTCATTCAGGCCTGAGGAGCCGCTGCGTTAA
- the SPHK1 gene encoding sphingosine kinase 1 isoform X1, whose translation MDSAGGARSLLPRPCRVLILVNPRGGKGKALQLFRSHVQPLLAQAEVSFTLMLTERRNHARELVRGEELGRWDALVVMSGDGLMHEVVNGLMERPDWETAIRKPLCSLPAGSGNALAASLNHYAGYEQVTNEDLLTNCTLLLCRRLLAPMNLLSLQTASGTRLFSVLSLAWGFIADVDLESEKFRRLGEMRFTLGTFLRLAALRVYQGTLAYLPVERVVSQVPTSPAVDRQNQQGPTDVHLVPLEEPVPSHWTVVPEQDFVLVLALLHSHLGSEMFAAPMGRCRAGTMHLFYVRAGVSRAMLLRLFLAMEKGRHMEYDCPYLVYVPVVAFRLEPKDGKGVFAVDGELMVSEAVQGQVHPDYLWMVSGCMEPPASQKPPQGPSPEEPL comes from the exons ATGGACTCAG CGGGCGGCGCGCGCAGCCTGCTCCCCCGGCCCTGCCGCGTGCTGATCCTGGTAAACCCGCGCGGAGGCAAGGGCAAGGCGCTGCAGCTCTTCCGCAGCCACGTGCAGCCCCTGCTGGCGCAGGCCGAGGTCTCCTTCACGCTGATGCTCACTG AGCGGCGGAACCACGCTCGGGAGCTGGTGCGCGGGGAGGAGCTGGGGCGCTGGGATGCGCTGGTGGTCATGTCCGGAGACGGGCTGATGCATGAG GTGGTGAACGGGCTCATGGAGCGGCCCGACTGGGAGACTGCCATCCGGAAGCCCCTGTGCAGCCTCCCCGCCGGCTCTGGTAACGCGCTGGCAGCTTCTCTGAACCATTATGCCGG CTACGAACAGGTGACTAATGAGGACCTCTTGACCAACTGCACGCTTCTGCTGTGCCGCCGGCTGCTGGCACCCATGAACCTGCTGTCACTGCAGACAGCCTCCGGGACGCGCCTCTTCTCCGTGCTTAGCCTGGCTTGGGGCTTCATTGCTGACGTGGATCTGGAGAGCGAGAAGTTCCGGCGTCTAGGGGAGATGCGCTTCACTCTGGGCACCTTCCTGCGCCTGGCGGCCCTGCGTGTCTACCAGGGCACACTGGCCTACCTCCCCGTGGAAAGGGTGGTCTCCCAAGTGCCCACCTCCCCTGCTGTGGACCGGCAGAACCAGCAGGGTCCTACAGATGTGCACCTCGTACCCCTGGAGGAGCCAGTGCCCTCACACTGGACGGTGGTACCAGAGCAGGACTTCGTGCTGGTGCTGGCCCTGCTGCACTCACACCTGGGCAGCGAGATGTTTGCTGCCCCCATGGGCCGATGCCGGGCTGGCACTATGCACCTGTTCTACGTGCGGGCAGGTGTGTCTCGGGCCATGCTGCTGCGCCTCTTCCTGGCCATGGAGAAGGGCAGGCACATGGAGTATGACTGTCCCTACCTGGTGTATGTGCCTGTGGTTGCCTTCCGCCTGGAGCCCAAGGATGGGAAGGGGGTGTTTGCTGTGGACGGGGAGCTGATGGTCAGTGAGGCTGTGCAGGGCCAGGTGCACCCAGACTACCTCTGGATGGTCAGTGGCTGCATGGAGCCCCCAGCCAGCCAGAAGCCTCCCCAGGGACCATCTCCAGAAGAGCCCTTGTGA